Proteins encoded by one window of Roseibium sp. Sym1:
- a CDS encoding NAD(P)H-quinone oxidoreductase — translation MQNLPESMTVVAISEPGGPDVLKAERRPIPDLGPGEILIRVVAAGVNRPDVLQRKGAYPPPKGASDLPGLEVSGEVVACGEGSTRHQVGAQVTALAPGGGYAEYCKVPEGHALPIPQGLSMVEAAALPETFFTVWTNVFDRVGLKSGERFLVHGGTSGIGTTAIQLARAFGAEVFTTVGSDDKAEAVKKLGADHVINYREAAFEKVILEITEGAGVDVILDMVGGDYVERNWKAAAVEGRICQIATLNGIAENVNFSRLMVKRLTHTGSTLRPRSDAFKTAIADSLSEKVWPLIESGKIGPVMDSTFPLGEAAEAHRRMESSGHIGKIVLSVND, via the coding sequence ATGCAGAATCTGCCGGAAAGCATGACGGTTGTCGCGATTTCGGAGCCCGGCGGGCCGGACGTCCTGAAGGCGGAACGAAGACCGATTCCCGATTTGGGACCGGGGGAAATCCTGATCCGTGTCGTTGCTGCCGGTGTGAACCGGCCGGACGTGTTGCAGCGCAAGGGGGCCTATCCGCCGCCCAAGGGAGCCTCCGACCTGCCCGGCCTGGAAGTCTCCGGCGAAGTGGTGGCGTGCGGCGAAGGCAGTACGCGCCACCAGGTGGGGGCACAGGTCACGGCCCTGGCTCCCGGCGGTGGTTATGCCGAATACTGCAAGGTGCCGGAAGGTCATGCCCTGCCGATCCCGCAAGGTCTCTCCATGGTGGAAGCTGCGGCGCTGCCGGAAACCTTCTTCACTGTCTGGACAAATGTCTTCGACCGGGTCGGCCTCAAGAGCGGCGAGCGTTTCCTGGTTCATGGCGGCACGTCGGGGATCGGCACGACCGCTATCCAGCTGGCCAGGGCCTTCGGCGCGGAAGTGTTCACCACCGTCGGCTCGGACGACAAGGCGGAGGCGGTGAAGAAGCTCGGGGCGGATCACGTGATCAACTACCGGGAGGCGGCGTTCGAAAAGGTGATTCTGGAGATCACCGAAGGCGCCGGTGTCGATGTGATCCTCGACATGGTCGGCGGTGACTATGTCGAACGGAACTGGAAGGCGGCTGCCGTCGAGGGGCGTATCTGCCAGATCGCCACTCTGAACGGCATTGCGGAGAACGTGAATTTTTCCCGGCTCATGGTGAAGCGCCTGACCCATACCGGATCGACGCTGCGGCCTCGCAGCGATGCCTTCAAGACCGCGATTGCCGACAGCCTGTCTGAGAAGGTCTGGCCGCTGATCGAATCGGGGAAAATCGGGCCGGTGATGGATTCGACCTTTCCGCTGGGTGAGGCCGCCGAGGCGCATCGGCGCATGGAAAGCTCTGGCCATATTGGCAAAATCGTTCTGTCGGTGAACGATTGA
- a CDS encoding TAXI family TRAP transporter solute-binding subunit has protein sequence MSNKLLKLGFALTLALGVTQAQAETRITYKSAKSTSSYYQMGVQIAEAVKAGSDGEMIVTVEESQGSVQNVMEARARGGDYVFTTPPVLVSLAQGGKAMFEGKGDPKFDEIRALFPIPSLTMHFVMSADSGVTDFAGLEGKTILLGKGSFGANEGAKYLKLFGLEGKVDLAEVELSNAVAALKNGQIDGFVTAGSWPAPNVIEAAASTGVSVLSLSDDQIAETKRTKLVIPAGTYAGQETDIVTTSLPVAAFTTTAMDDDTAYALTKTFWEEKAKMGEEAPWWNGVDQGLMANITGKIHPGAVRYYEEAGISLTDAQK, from the coding sequence ATGTCAAACAAACTGTTGAAGCTGGGCTTCGCCCTGACGCTTGCCCTTGGTGTCACACAGGCGCAGGCGGAAACACGGATCACCTACAAGTCCGCCAAATCCACTTCGTCCTACTATCAGATGGGTGTGCAGATCGCCGAAGCCGTGAAGGCGGGAAGCGATGGCGAGATGATCGTGACCGTCGAGGAAAGCCAGGGCTCCGTCCAGAACGTGATGGAAGCCCGGGCACGCGGTGGCGACTACGTCTTCACGACGCCTCCCGTTCTTGTTTCGCTTGCCCAGGGCGGCAAGGCGATGTTCGAAGGCAAGGGCGACCCCAAGTTCGACGAGATCCGGGCGCTGTTCCCGATTCCGTCGCTGACCATGCATTTCGTGATGTCCGCCGACAGCGGCGTGACCGACTTTGCCGGTCTGGAAGGCAAGACCATCCTGCTCGGCAAGGGATCCTTCGGTGCCAACGAAGGCGCGAAATATCTCAAGCTGTTCGGCCTTGAAGGCAAGGTCGATCTTGCCGAGGTCGAACTTTCCAACGCCGTCGCGGCTCTGAAGAACGGCCAGATCGACGGCTTCGTGACCGCAGGCTCCTGGCCGGCGCCGAACGTGATCGAGGCCGCCGCCTCGACCGGGGTTTCCGTCCTGTCTCTTTCCGATGACCAGATTGCCGAGACCAAGCGCACCAAGCTGGTCATCCCGGCCGGCACCTATGCCGGCCAGGAAACCGACATCGTCACCACGTCCCTGCCGGTCGCGGCCTTCACGACCACCGCCATGGATGACGACACGGCCTATGCGCTGACCAAGACGTTCTGGGAAGAAAAGGCCAAGATGGGCGAGGAAGCCCCGTGGTGGAACGGCGTGGACCAGGGTCTGATGGCCAACATCACCGGCAAGATCCATCCCGGCGCGGTGCGCTATTATGAGGAAGCCGGCATTTCTCTGACCGACGCCCAGAAGTAA